One genomic segment of Flexivirga aerilata includes these proteins:
- the gcvP gene encoding aminomethyl-transferring glycine dehydrogenase produces MTVQDLPDFVSRHIGPADDDVTAMLKLLGYASKDALVEGAIPGGIRATAALDVEAAESEPAVIAELRDKARRNQVLTSMIGLGYYGTHTPPVVRRNILENPAWYTAYTPYQPEISQGRLEALLNFQTVVADLTGLETAGASLLDEATAVAEAMTLMRRASKAPKDAVLLIDAQAMPQSIAVTQTRALPLDIEVVVADLRGVTDAARLRAAAGERDVFGVVVQYPGADGAIHDWRALTEAAHEERALVTAAADLLALTLLTPPGEWGADIAVGTSQRFGVPMGFGGPHAGYMSVRKGLERTLPGRLVGVSVDADGAPAYRLALQTREQHIRREKATSNICTAQVLLAVMASMYAVWHGPQGLARIAREVHGKATGLAEALAAGGLETTGDAFFDTITVVVPGRADAVVEAARERGINVWRVDGDHVSVSVDETTTDAELADVAAAFGVNAPVPGDGEPTWDAALQRTSDFLTHPVFSSHHSETAMLRYLRTLADRDYALDRGMIPLGSCTMKLNATTEMEAITWPEFASLHPFAPAEQTEGIRELIADLEQWLCAITGYDSVSLQPNAGSQGELAGLLAIRGYHEARGETGRNVCLIPASAHGTNAASAVMAGMKVVVVGTAPSGEVDMDDLKLKIKEHGEQLAAIMVTYPSTHGVFEDTISELCSLVHEAGGQVYVDGANLNALVGLAQPGKFGGDVSHLNLHKTFCIPHGGGGPGVGPIGVREHLAPYLPSHPFAEELTGETGPVSAAPYGSASILPISWAYVRLMGGEGLTKATETAVLSANYVAKRLSSHYPVLYAGDDGLVAHECILDLRGLTKESGVTVDDVAKRLIDYGFHAPTMSFPVAGTLMVEPTESESLEELDRFCDAMIAIRGEIQEVLDGKVAAADSVLRHAPHTALSLTAEWDHPYTRAEAAYPAGVDPMRKYWAPVRRIDGAHGDRNLICSCPAPEAFED; encoded by the coding sequence ATGACCGTGCAAGATCTGCCCGACTTCGTCTCCCGCCACATCGGCCCGGCCGACGACGACGTCACCGCAATGCTGAAGCTGCTCGGCTATGCCAGCAAGGACGCGCTCGTCGAGGGCGCGATCCCCGGCGGCATCCGCGCCACGGCCGCGCTCGACGTCGAGGCCGCCGAGTCCGAGCCGGCGGTCATCGCCGAGCTGCGCGACAAGGCGCGGCGCAACCAGGTGCTCACCTCGATGATCGGCCTCGGCTACTACGGCACCCACACCCCGCCGGTGGTGCGCCGCAACATCCTGGAGAACCCGGCCTGGTACACCGCCTACACGCCGTACCAGCCGGAGATCTCGCAGGGCCGGCTGGAGGCGCTGCTCAACTTCCAAACGGTTGTCGCCGACCTCACCGGCCTCGAGACCGCCGGGGCGTCGCTGCTCGACGAGGCCACCGCGGTCGCCGAGGCGATGACGCTGATGCGCCGCGCGTCGAAGGCCCCCAAGGACGCGGTGCTGCTGATCGACGCGCAGGCGATGCCGCAGTCGATCGCGGTCACCCAGACCCGCGCATTGCCGCTCGACATCGAGGTGGTCGTCGCCGACCTGCGCGGCGTGACCGACGCCGCGCGTCTGCGGGCCGCCGCGGGGGAGCGCGACGTTTTCGGCGTGGTCGTGCAATATCCCGGCGCCGACGGCGCGATTCACGACTGGCGGGCGCTCACCGAGGCCGCTCACGAGGAGCGTGCGCTCGTCACCGCGGCCGCCGACCTGCTCGCGCTGACCCTGCTGACCCCGCCCGGTGAGTGGGGCGCCGACATCGCCGTGGGCACCAGCCAGCGGTTCGGGGTGCCGATGGGCTTCGGCGGCCCGCACGCCGGCTACATGAGCGTGCGCAAGGGACTCGAGCGCACCCTGCCCGGCCGGCTGGTCGGCGTGAGTGTCGACGCCGACGGCGCCCCGGCATACCGGCTCGCGCTGCAGACCCGCGAGCAGCACATCCGCCGTGAGAAGGCGACCTCCAACATCTGCACCGCCCAGGTGCTGCTCGCCGTGATGGCGTCGATGTATGCCGTGTGGCACGGCCCGCAGGGTCTGGCCCGCATCGCGCGCGAGGTGCACGGCAAGGCCACCGGACTGGCCGAGGCGCTGGCCGCCGGCGGTCTCGAGACGACCGGTGACGCGTTCTTCGACACGATCACCGTGGTGGTGCCCGGTCGTGCCGACGCCGTGGTCGAAGCCGCGCGCGAGCGGGGCATCAACGTATGGCGGGTCGACGGCGACCACGTGTCGGTCAGTGTCGACGAGACCACCACCGATGCCGAACTCGCAGACGTGGCAGCCGCTTTCGGCGTCAACGCGCCGGTGCCCGGCGACGGCGAGCCGACCTGGGACGCCGCCCTGCAGCGCACCAGTGACTTCCTCACCCACCCGGTGTTCTCCAGCCACCACAGTGAGACGGCGATGCTGCGCTACCTGCGGACGCTCGCCGACCGGGACTATGCGCTCGACCGCGGGATGATCCCGCTCGGCTCCTGCACGATGAAGCTCAACGCGACCACCGAGATGGAGGCCATCACCTGGCCGGAGTTCGCCTCCCTCCACCCGTTCGCGCCGGCGGAGCAGACCGAGGGCATCCGCGAGCTGATCGCCGACCTCGAGCAGTGGCTGTGCGCGATCACCGGTTACGACTCGGTGTCCCTGCAGCCCAACGCCGGCTCGCAGGGTGAGCTCGCCGGCCTGCTCGCGATCCGCGGCTACCACGAGGCGCGCGGCGAGACCGGTCGCAACGTCTGCCTGATCCCCGCCTCGGCGCACGGCACCAACGCGGCGTCGGCGGTGATGGCCGGGATGAAGGTCGTCGTGGTCGGCACCGCGCCGAGCGGTGAGGTCGACATGGACGACCTGAAGCTGAAGATCAAGGAGCACGGCGAGCAGCTCGCCGCGATCATGGTGACCTACCCGTCGACGCACGGGGTGTTCGAGGACACCATCTCCGAGCTGTGCTCGCTGGTGCACGAGGCCGGTGGACAGGTCTACGTCGACGGCGCCAACCTCAACGCGCTCGTCGGCCTCGCCCAGCCGGGCAAGTTCGGTGGAGACGTGTCGCACCTCAACCTGCACAAGACGTTCTGCATCCCGCACGGCGGCGGCGGTCCCGGCGTCGGACCGATCGGCGTGCGCGAGCACCTGGCGCCATACCTGCCGTCGCATCCGTTCGCGGAGGAGTTGACGGGGGAGACCGGGCCGGTGTCGGCGGCGCCCTACGGCTCGGCCTCGATCCTGCCGATCTCGTGGGCGTATGTGCGTCTGATGGGTGGCGAGGGCCTGACCAAGGCCACCGAGACCGCCGTGCTGTCGGCCAATTACGTTGCCAAGCGGCTGAGTTCGCACTATCCGGTGCTGTATGCCGGAGACGACGGCCTCGTCGCGCACGAGTGCATCCTCGACCTGCGCGGCCTCACCAAGGAGTCCGGGGTCACCGTCGACGATGTCGCCAAGCGGCTCATCGACTACGGCTTCCACGCGCCGACGATGTCGTTCCCGGTGGCCGGCACGCTGATGGTCGAGCCGACCGAGAGCGAGTCGCTGGAGGAGCTCGACCGCTTCTGCGACGCGATGATCGCGATCCGGGGTGAGATCCAGGAAGTGCTCGACGGCAAGGTCGCCGCTGCGGACTCGGTGCTGCGGCACGCCCCGCACACGGCGCTGTCGCTGACGGCCGAGTGGGACCACCCCTACACCCGCGCCGAGGCGGCCTATCCGGCCGGTGTCGACCCGATGCGGAAGTACTGGGCTCCGGTCCGCCGCATCGACGGCGCGCACGGTGACCGCAACCTGATCTGCTCCTGCCCGGCGCCGGAGGCGTTCGAGGACTGA
- a CDS encoding VOC family protein — protein MTATPSSAAPSSADTSSADASPAHRPATDRPTRVGTLASVSVQCADTNALADFYRELLGGTEFFRTPDDAVIVTDVGGVYLTAMRVDDYRRPTWPAPGEAGIIHIDIAVEELAGPVARAVALGAVEADNQPQPELFRVLLDPAGHPFCLTTARPE, from the coding sequence ATGACCGCAACCCCCAGCTCCGCCGCCCCCTCCTCGGCCGACACCTCCTCCGCCGACGCTTCCCCCGCCCACCGCCCAGCCACCGACCGCCCAACCCGCGTCGGCACGCTCGCCTCGGTATCCGTGCAGTGCGCCGACACCAACGCACTCGCCGATTTCTACCGGGAGCTGCTCGGCGGCACCGAGTTCTTCCGCACCCCCGACGACGCGGTGATCGTGACCGACGTCGGCGGCGTCTACCTGACGGCGATGCGGGTCGACGACTACCGGCGCCCGACGTGGCCGGCGCCGGGTGAGGCCGGGATCATCCACATCGACATCGCGGTCGAGGAGTTGGCGGGCCCGGTGGCGCGAGCGGTCGCACTCGGCGCGGTCGAGGCGGACAACCAGCCGCAACCGGAGCTGTTCCGCGTGCTGCTCGACCCCGCCGGGCATCCCTTCTGCCTCACCACCGCCCGGCCCGAGTGA
- a CDS encoding histidine phosphatase family protein: MSLHCPATVILARHGEAVYEATTWADEGGSLTSVGRKQAAGLASALQDRRVAHVYCSTMARAVQTAELAAAMLDVDVTTRLGLQEFAVGDFAGVDRAAEDPFAPTFRTWLDGDLSARIRGAESGAEVVARGRTVLEEIADRHPGETVLVVAHGGILTLLVRHLLTVENGVTPRGFVNCGYAETALGADGWRLTGWSAA; this comes from the coding sequence ATGTCGCTGCACTGCCCGGCCACCGTGATCCTCGCCCGGCACGGAGAGGCCGTTTATGAGGCCACGACCTGGGCGGACGAGGGCGGCAGCCTGACCTCGGTCGGTCGCAAGCAAGCGGCGGGGCTCGCGTCAGCGCTGCAGGACCGCCGCGTTGCCCATGTCTACTGCAGCACGATGGCCCGCGCCGTGCAGACTGCCGAACTCGCGGCCGCGATGCTCGACGTGGACGTGACGACTCGGCTCGGGCTGCAGGAGTTTGCGGTCGGCGATTTCGCCGGGGTCGATCGTGCTGCCGAGGACCCCTTCGCCCCGACCTTCCGCACCTGGCTGGACGGCGACCTGTCCGCGCGCATACGCGGCGCGGAGTCCGGGGCCGAGGTGGTGGCGAGAGGCCGCACTGTGCTGGAGGAGATCGCCGACCGGCACCCCGGCGAGACCGTGCTGGTGGTCGCGCACGGCGGCATACTCACGCTGCTGGTGCGTCACCTGCTCACCGTCGAAAACGGTGTCACGCCAAGGGGTTTCGTCAACTGCGGGTATGCCGAGACCGCACTCGGCGCCGACGGCTGGCGACTCACCGGCTGGTCCGCGGCCTGA
- a CDS encoding aminotransferase class I/II-fold pyridoxal phosphate-dependent enzyme: MRQIKQSNKLQDVRYDVRGPILVEAERLEAEGHRILKLNIGNTAPFGFDAPDAVLQDMIHNLPQSQGYSDSRGIYSARTAVAQYYQSHGLTDTGVEDVFIGNGVSELISMVLQAFVDDGNEILIPAPDYPLWTGAVSLAGGTPVHYRCDESNGWNPDLADIESKITENTHALVIINPNNPTGAVYSEETVKGLVDIARRHELVVMVDEIYEKILFGDAEHHHAATFAGDDVLCLTFSGLSKAYRVCGYRAGWLMISGPKTAAADFLEGLTLLANMRMCANVPGQHAIQTALGGYQSVNELIGPGGRFFEQATTASRLLNKIPGVSCVEPRGALYCFPRLDPEVYPIEDDQQFVIDLLRAEKILVTHGTGFNWFEPDHFRLVTLPDIDVLTEAIDRIGNYLSTIRA, encoded by the coding sequence GTGCGCCAGATCAAGCAGTCGAACAAGCTCCAGGATGTCCGCTATGACGTGCGCGGCCCGATCCTCGTCGAGGCCGAGCGCCTGGAGGCCGAGGGTCACCGGATCCTGAAGCTCAACATCGGCAACACCGCGCCGTTCGGCTTCGACGCACCCGACGCCGTGCTTCAGGACATGATCCACAACCTGCCGCAGTCGCAGGGTTACAGCGACAGCCGGGGCATCTACTCCGCACGCACGGCGGTCGCGCAGTACTACCAGAGCCACGGGCTGACCGACACCGGCGTCGAGGACGTCTTCATCGGCAACGGCGTGTCCGAGCTGATCAGCATGGTGCTGCAGGCCTTCGTCGACGACGGCAACGAGATCCTGATCCCGGCTCCGGACTATCCGCTCTGGACCGGGGCCGTGTCGCTCGCCGGCGGCACGCCGGTGCACTACCGCTGCGACGAGTCCAATGGCTGGAATCCCGACCTCGCCGACATCGAGTCCAAGATCACCGAGAACACCCACGCCCTGGTCATCATCAACCCGAACAACCCCACGGGTGCTGTCTATTCGGAGGAGACCGTCAAGGGACTGGTCGACATCGCGCGCCGCCACGAACTCGTCGTGATGGTCGACGAGATCTACGAGAAGATCCTCTTCGGCGACGCCGAGCACCACCACGCGGCCACCTTCGCCGGCGATGACGTGCTCTGTTTGACCTTCAGCGGTCTGTCGAAGGCCTACCGGGTCTGCGGCTACCGCGCGGGCTGGCTGATGATCTCCGGGCCGAAGACTGCCGCGGCGGACTTCCTGGAGGGGCTGACGCTGCTGGCCAACATGCGGATGTGTGCCAACGTGCCGGGGCAGCACGCGATCCAGACCGCGCTCGGCGGTTACCAGTCGGTGAACGAACTCATCGGACCCGGCGGCCGGTTCTTCGAGCAGGCCACCACCGCGTCGCGACTGCTCAACAAGATTCCCGGGGTCAGTTGCGTCGAGCCACGCGGTGCCCTCTACTGCTTCCCCCGTCTGGACCCCGAGGTCTACCCGATCGAGGACGACCAGCAGTTCGTGATCGACCTGCTGCGCGCGGAGAAGATCCTGGTCACTCACGGCACCGGCTTCAACTGGTTCGAGCCCGACCATTTCCGCCTGGTGACGCTGCCCGACATCGACGTCCTCACCGAGGCGATCGACCGAATTGGCAACTACCTCAGCACGATTCGCGCCTGA
- a CDS encoding GNAT family N-acetyltransferase, with the protein MARVDRVAERDWARMRAVRLRALADAPAMFGSDLAREEAFDEAEWRRRAARPVTFLVSVDGDDAGMAGVFDFDGAWCVMGMWLAPQVRGTGIVDELLCACADFVRERGADRVALAVMEDNPAGIRAYARNGFVATGEREHVRDGRDELWMVKDLR; encoded by the coding sequence ATGGCGCGGGTGGATCGGGTGGCGGAGCGCGACTGGGCACGGATGCGCGCTGTGCGGCTGCGGGCCCTCGCCGACGCCCCGGCGATGTTCGGGTCAGACCTTGCCCGGGAGGAGGCGTTCGACGAAGCTGAGTGGCGCCGCCGGGCCGCCCGACCCGTGACCTTCCTCGTCTCCGTCGACGGAGACGATGCCGGTATGGCGGGGGTGTTCGACTTTGACGGCGCCTGGTGCGTGATGGGGATGTGGCTGGCTCCGCAGGTGCGTGGGACCGGCATCGTCGACGAATTGCTCTGTGCCTGTGCGGATTTCGTGCGCGAGCGCGGCGCGGACCGGGTGGCGCTGGCTGTGATGGAGGACAACCCGGCAGGCATCCGGGCCTACGCGCGCAACGGCTTCGTGGCGACCGGCGAGCGCGAGCACGTGCGCGACGGCCGTGACGAACTCTGGATGGTCAAGGACCTGCGCTGA